The segment AACCGCTGGTGCGAGGAACCGCTGGAAGACGTGCGGCCGCCATCCTTCAGCGTGGAGTTGAGGTCGGGCCGGGAAGCGCGCAAGGCCGGGATCAATCCGAACAGGACGCCGGTCACGATCGAGCCGCATACGGTGAACGCGAGCGTGGTTGTGTTGATCTCCGTGCCGATGCCAATCGGCAGCGGAGTCGGCGGCTGCCAGCGCTTCAGCAGATCCACGGCCCAGAACGCGATGACGATGCCGAGTCCGCCGCCGAGGCCGGCGAGCAGCAGGCTTTCCGTGAGCAGCTGGCGCACGAGCCGGACGCGGCTGGCGCCGACGGCGAGTCGGATGGCGATTTCCTTTTGCCGGCCGGCGGCGCGCGCCAGCAGCAGGCTGGCGAGGTTGGCGGCAACGATCAGCACGACGCCGAGACTCACGGCGAGCAGAATGGCCAGCACCGGGCCCATGATCGGCTGCACCCCGTAGGGCGCATGAAGGAAATCGAGCACGTGAAGTCGGATCTGCTGGTTGGTATTCGGATAAGACTTCTCCAGGCGCGCGGCGACGGCATCGACGACGGCCTGCGCCTGCTCGCGGCTGACGCCGGGTTGGAGCCGGGCTTGCGTGTGGAGCCAGTGATCGTCGCGCTGCTCGAGCGAGCCCATGTTGGCCACTGCGTGGTGCATCGAGAGCGGCGCCCAGAAATCGCAGATCAATCCACTCATCGTGCCGCGGAAGGAGGCCGGCGCGACGCCGATGACCGTGAACGCGTGGCGGTTGAGCTGAACGGCCTTGCCGATCACGCTCGGATCGCCGTTGAACTGGCGTCGCCAGAACCGCTCGCCGAGCACGAGCACCGGATTGCCGCCTGGTTTCTGATCCTCGTCGGGGAGAAACAGCCGGCCGAGCAGCGGTTGCACGCCGAGCAGGTCGAAAAAGTTTGCTGTCGCGATCTGGCCATAGAGCCACGTCGACTGCTCGCCGATGGTCAGGCAGGCGGGCGTGACCTGCGAGGCGATGATGCCGGCGAACACGTCGCGCTGTTCGCGATAGTCCTTGATATCGGGCAGCGAACAGGTGTCCCACATCTGGTCCGCGTGCGAGGTGGTGAGCACGACGATCTCCTCCTGGCGGTGCACGCCGGGCAGCGGGTTGAGCAGGATGCCTTGGATCCAGCAGAACACGGTGGTGGTGGCGCCGATGCCGAGCGCGAGCGAGAGCACGGCGATGGCGGTGAAGCCAGGAGCCTTGGCGAGTTGCCGGAGAGCGAAGCGGAGGTCGGACACGAGCAGGTTGAGAGTTGAGGGTTGAGCGTTGAGAGGCCCGAGCGGAGGGCGGAAAAAGTTGAGAGTTGAGAGCTGAGAGTTGAGGGACGAGCGAACGCAGCAGGCGGTAGGGGAAAGATTTTTTTGGTCTGGCCTATTGCTTGTTGCTTACTGCGTATGGCCAATCTCAGTGCGCGAGCTTCGCGGCGAGGAGCGCTTCGATTAGGACGGGGTCGCAGGAATCGCGGTCGAAACTGAAGGCCGTGCCTTCGGGATAACGCTTGGCGGTTTTCAGGAGTGTGGCGATGGCCCTGGCGTGAGACCCTTGCTGCAGCGCGGCAATCGCCTTCGCGCCGAGAATCAACGAGAGCCGGAACGCGCCGCGCTGCGGCACGAGATAGAACAGCCGACGTTTTTTCAGCAGTGCCAGGCGATACCAGCCGGCCTGATTCGAATACTGCCAGTCGCTCGTCGCGCGGGGGCAGGCGTCCTGGAGATCGGCGAGCACGCGATCGAGCGGAGCGAATGCCACACCGAGAACCGCCTTCAGATCAACATCGGTGGGTTTCTGCTTTGGGTCGGGGAATGCCGCAGCGGGATCGAGAGAGGCGCGGGTTTTCATGCAGCCGGTGTAGACGAGCCGAGAACCGAGAGTCCAGAGCTCAGAGCGGGAGCAAAGGGCTCGCAGTTTGGATTTGTGGATGAGCGCGGGATCTTCATTCGGCAATCGGCAATGAGGCAATCGGCATTCGGCTCATTCCGCCCGCAGCGCGATCATCGGATCGACTTTGGTGACGCGTCGCGCTGGCAGGAACGTGGCGAGGAGCGCGATCCCTCCGAGTAGCAGCGCGACGGCGGCGTAGGTGAGCGGGTCGAACGGATTGGTTTCGAACAACGCGCCGGCAATCGCGGAGCGCGCGGTCAGCGCGATCGCGCCGGTGGCGGCGAGTCCGAGTACGAGTCCCAGCGCGACTTGCCGGCCGGCTTGACGCAGGACGAGCGTGAGCAGTTGACGTCGATCGGCGCCGAGCGCGAGCCGGATGCCGAACTCCTGGCGGCGACGATTGACCGCGTGGGCGGTGACGCCGTAGAGCCCGGCGGCGGCGAGCGCCACGGCGATGATGCCGACGGCGAGTGACAGCAGCGTGATCAGCCGCGATTGGCCAAGGTAGGTTTCAAACTGCGCCTGTGGCGTGCCGGTGTAGTAGATCGGCATGTCTGGATCGACTTTGGCGACCGCCTCGCGGATTGCCTGAAGGCTCGCCTCGGCGCGAATTCCGTCGCGCGGCCGGACGATCACGGTCACGTAGGACATCCCGCTCAGCGTCGGCTGGCCGCGATTGTAGAGATTGGAGGTGAACGGCAGATAGTAGCCGGAGTTGTGCGCGCGGCTGTCGAACGGGCCGGACATCCGCACGTCGGCGACGATGCCGACGATGACCCGCCACGGCTCCGGCGTTTTCGGATTCGGATTCACCGAGCGGAAACGCCGGCCGAGCGCATCGCCATTCGGGAAATGCAGTCGGGCGAACGTGGCGTTCACGATCGCCACCGGCAGTTTCAGATCGCTCTCCTCCGGCCTGAAATCGCGGCCGGCGAGAATCGGTTGGCCTAGCGTGGCGAAGTAGCCGTCGGTGATCCGCTCCGACGCGACGATCGGCTGGCTGGCTTCATCGGCGGCGGTCTGGCCCTCGATCTCCACCGGGCCTTCCGGCACCGAGATCATGCGGTAGCGTTCGCTGAACGCGGCGGACGCGAGCGACGGGTGCACGCGCAATTCGGCGAGCACTTTTTCGTTGAAGGCGATCCGTGCCGCCTCGGTGGGATGATCGCCGGCCATCAGCATATACCGGGCGCTCATGACGGCAGTCGGATCGTAGCCGTGGTCGATGTGCTGCTGACGTTCGATCGAGCGGAG is part of the Opitutus terrae PB90-1 genome and harbors:
- a CDS encoding DUF3788 domain-containing protein, translated to MKTRASLDPAAAFPDPKQKPTDVDLKAVLGVAFAPLDRVLADLQDACPRATSDWQYSNQAGWYRLALLKKRRLFYLVPQRGAFRLSLILGAKAIAALQQGSHARAIATLLKTAKRYPEGTAFSFDRDSCDPVLIEALLAAKLAH
- a CDS encoding ABC transporter permease translates to MSDLRFALRQLAKAPGFTAIAVLSLALGIGATTTVFCWIQGILLNPLPGVHRQEEIVVLTTSHADQMWDTCSLPDIKDYREQRDVFAGIIASQVTPACLTIGEQSTWLYGQIATANFFDLLGVQPLLGRLFLPDEDQKPGGNPVLVLGERFWRRQFNGDPSVIGKAVQLNRHAFTVIGVAPASFRGTMSGLICDFWAPLSMHHAVANMGSLEQRDDHWLHTQARLQPGVSREQAQAVVDAVAARLEKSYPNTNQQIRLHVLDFLHAPYGVQPIMGPVLAILLAVSLGVVLIVAANLASLLLARAAGRQKEIAIRLAVGASRVRLVRQLLTESLLLAGLGGGLGIVIAFWAVDLLKRWQPPTPLPIGIGTEINTTTLAFTVCGSIVTGVLFGLIPALRASRPDLNSTLKDGGRTSSSGSSHQRLRSLLVLGEVALSLVLLVGAGLCIKSAQRAYHAELGFKPDRVLLAGLRIGMNGYNEATGKVFYARLQERLARLPGVESVALSSWFPLGFEGGPQHGVTVQGHEQKPGEDSSLPYSIVSPGYFATLGIPLVDGRDFTDHDDDSALKVAIINETMAKRYWPGQNAIGHKFKAAWRELTVVGVAKDGKYRSLNEPPRGFFYTPFRQGVWDLNLGLCLRTRGDPSLFGATLQRELRQLDPNVAVWATITMDDYIKAAFMAPVLASRLLTWLGIVALVLAAMGVYGVVAYVVSQRTQEFGVRMALGASTGDVLRLVIGQGMRVAVLGIGVGLLGAFAVTRLLAGFLYGVSPFDALTFGAVTLGLALVSLLACWLPARRATKVDPVDALRAE